The sequence below is a genomic window from Fuerstiella sp..
ATCTCGGTGGACGTCTGACCACGCAGGAAATGGGTGACAGATTAGTGGAGAATCTGGATTAACCGCTGCTCCGGAACGCCCGTTGAGTTGCTGATGATGTGGCTGTGGACGCGTCTGGTGACTTCTCCGAGTGTATGCCGGGAATGGAACCGGCCTGGTTCAGAGTTGTTGATTCGACAATGTTTACCCCCAGGCTGATGGGTGGCTGTCGGTTTCCTGAATCCTCTGACGGGACCTGCCCGATGGAAGCTGTTAGTGACTGATAATCTCGCAGTGGGGTAACGTGTTTTGCAGACTTCGTACGTCCGCCTCGGTTGCCGTCGAATTCGTCAGTCGCAGGTGAACGAGATTCCGAAGTTGATGGATGTGCTTTAATCCCGCGTCAGAGATTTTTGCTCCCACCAGATTCAGGTGAGTCAGTTGAGTGAACAGTCCCAGTGTTTCCAGGCCCTGATCTGTGATGTTGGTCCCGGAAAATCCTTCTGAATAGAGCAATTTCAGTTGTTGCAGATTTTTCAGCGGTGCCAGGTGTCGAAGCCCGTCGTCCGTAATTGGCAGCAGGCTTAAATCCAGTTCTTCCAGCCTTGTGAGTGGCTTGAGGTGCTGTAATCCGTCATCTGAGATGAGATTACCGGAAAGGTTGAGCCGTTCGAGATCCTGCAGTCCGGAGAGGTGTTCCAGACCGGCGTCGGAAATGCGATCCTGTTCAAAGCCCGTTTTCCGGAGTACCAGGGCGCGAAGTGTCTTAATTTGACCAAGGGCTTTGCAGCCGGCGTCAGCCACATCGTCGCACACTTCCAGGTTCACGGCCGTGAGTGCCGGAGCGGTTGCCAGTTGTTCGAGACCAGTCGCAGAAATCGATGTTGCTGTGGCGATCAGTACTGCCAGTGTGTTCGATTTTCCGAGATAAGCGAAACCACGATCAGTGACATGTGGGCACGATTCCAGATTCAGTCCGACGAGATTGTTCAGCGCGGAGATCTGTCGCAAACCGGAATCGCTGATTTGTGTTCCTGCGAGGATGAGAATGAAGGGGGATGTCTGCCGGTTGAGCCGGCGGAGTCGGTCTTTTTCGATTGAGCCTGTGGAATCGAGTTCCGTATCAGTTAACGTGATGACCGGAACAGAAGATTTGGATGTGTCTGCCTGACGGATGAATCTGAAAAAATTACGAGTGTTATCATTATTTTCTGTCACGGCCGGCGTCGGTGGGGACTGCGAATTCTCAATCGGCTGCAGTCGACGCAGGTCATGGACCCACAGGTCGTCTTTTTCGCGGAGGAACAACCTGCCGTGAGCCACAACCGGATGTGACCAGCTGTCACCGCCTGCGGGAATCCTGAACTTTCCGTGCAAACGGTATTCGTGCTTTGAGGCACCAATCAGACCGATGACTCCATTCTGATAATGAAAATAGAGCCGTCCATCCGCTGCTGTGACCGACGCTGACCCGGTGCCTGGTCCGCGGCGTTTCCAGAGGACTTTTCCGGTCTGGAATTCAATGCAGGTTGGTAAACCATTGTTACTTCCATGGCCACCGTAGATGTGATCATCAATCAACACGAAGCCGCCGTGATGATTTTGAAACCTGTTGCCTCGCAGCCGATAGATTTCCTTTGCTTCGATTCCATCTGTACGACTGGCTCGAGTCAGTTGAAGCAGAACGGCACCTGAGTGATATCCGTTGGCAGAAAAGACAAAGTCACCGTGAACAATGGGTGTGGGGATGTTGGCCGTTTGATTGGAAATGTCGTTGTAGCCCCACAGAAATTTTCCGGTTTTTGCCTCAAAGCCTGCCAGGCCGCGACCGGTGAGTTGTATGTATTGACGCACACCGGCTGCTTTAGACAGAACCACAGAGGAAAATGCAGCGCCATCACGGCCCTTTTCACCAATCTGTGGCATGCGGGATTTCCAGATCAGTTCTCCAGTATGACGGTTCAGGGCAACCAGCATGGCGTCATCTCCTCCCGGCGTACAAATCAACCGGTGACGGTCGATGAGGGGAGATTCACCGTATCCACGACCGGACATCAGTTGACCGCCGAAATCCTTCGTAAAACTGCGCTGCCACAGTAGTGTTCCTGCTTCTGCATCCAGGCAGACGAGTTCACCATCCGGATCAAGTACATAAACGAGACCATCGTGGAACGTAGGAGTGGACATGACATTGCGTGATGTTGTACCGACGTTTGTCATCCAGTTGTGTTGACCGGACTCAAGGTCCAGGGAAAAGCACAGCACTGCGTCATCAATTTTTCCTGTGGTAAAAACCTGTCCGCCGGCGATGACAACACTTGAATAGCCATCGCCGATTCCTGACGCCCGCCAGTCGAGTGCTGGAGACGATTCACCCCAGGAACTCAGCAGTTCTGTTTCACCGGAAACCGAATTTCTGTCGGTTCCTCGCCACTGGGGCCAGTCATCCGCACAACCATAAGCAGTAAATTTGCTGCAGATGGCCACCAACAGCAGGTTCTTGCAGGCCGGTAGAAGGGCTGCAAGTCCTGTTGGTGCGTGATGAGATCCCGGACCGCAAAGGGTTTGTCGGGAAAGGAGTTTTAACGTTCTGCGAGGTGGTGCGACCATGAATGTATAAATAATCCACCACACCGGTTGCATGACAAAAAATCCTTGCCCGTGTTACGGAGCTTCAGGGAGTCGTTTCTGGATTTCCAATTGCGTTCAAGTCGATGATGACAGTGTCGGTGTTTCGCAATTTGAGG
It includes:
- a CDS encoding PQQ-binding-like beta-propeller repeat protein; translated protein: MQPVWWIIYTFMVAPPRRTLKLLSRQTLCGPGSHHAPTGLAALLPACKNLLLVAICSKFTAYGCADDWPQWRGTDRNSVSGETELLSSWGESSPALDWRASGIGDGYSSVVIAGGQVFTTGKIDDAVLCFSLDLESGQHNWMTNVGTTSRNVMSTPTFHDGLVYVLDPDGELVCLDAEAGTLLWQRSFTKDFGGQLMSGRGYGESPLIDRHRLICTPGGDDAMLVALNRHTGELIWKSRMPQIGEKGRDGAAFSSVVLSKAAGVRQYIQLTGRGLAGFEAKTGKFLWGYNDISNQTANIPTPIVHGDFVFSANGYHSGAVLLQLTRASRTDGIEAKEIYRLRGNRFQNHHGGFVLIDDHIYGGHGSNNGLPTCIEFQTGKVLWKRRGPGTGSASVTAADGRLYFHYQNGVIGLIGASKHEYRLHGKFRIPAGGDSWSHPVVAHGRLFLREKDDLWVHDLRRLQPIENSQSPPTPAVTENNDNTRNFFRFIRQADTSKSSVPVITLTDTELDSTGSIEKDRLRRLNRQTSPFILILAGTQISDSGLRQISALNNLVGLNLESCPHVTDRGFAYLGKSNTLAVLIATATSISATGLEQLATAPALTAVNLEVCDDVADAGCKALGQIKTLRALVLRKTGFEQDRISDAGLEHLSGLQDLERLNLSGNLISDDGLQHLKPLTRLEELDLSLLPITDDGLRHLAPLKNLQQLKLLYSEGFSGTNITDQGLETLGLFTQLTHLNLVGAKISDAGLKHIHQLRNLVHLRLTNSTATEADVRSLQNTLPHCEIISH